Genomic DNA from Brienomyrus brachyistius isolate T26 chromosome 22, BBRACH_0.4, whole genome shotgun sequence:
ttttccttctgtagaCCGCTGAATATAAATGTTCCCCAGGCTATGTCTCATTTCCCAGTCTGCCTTCAATACTTCAGAACATTTTACATTAATGAGCACATTTTGTTGTACATCTCATAATAACTCGTACTTGACTGTGAGTATTTCTATAAAAgtgttttttataaaattggacACGGAAATTCGTGGGACATGCGGAGGGATTGAAGCTAAAATATTCCAAACAATGGAGGTGATGAATTATGAGGATGCAAGTcaagttttccttttttttgttgACAAATTCAAGTCAGGTTGATGTTTTGATGAAACAAACTATTTAATACAAAGAGAAAGGGCAGAAGCAAATTGCGGAATTATTCTGAAACAATGGCTTGCGTCGGGCTTGTTTCTGAAGCTCCATTGGCCACAGTCAGCGTTTTATCTATGCATGAATATTCATGCGGTAAAGGTACGTACCTTCAGTCGAATTAGAGGATAGCTGAAATTTCAATAAATTTTTTCAGCAATCACTAGCAAttttaaatttgattagttAGGGACTTTAAATagattttttaatgcttccaagTGCGAGTTTGATCCTTGATGGCGGCACTGGCTCACATATTGGCAACTGCAGGACTCGAGTGCAGATCGGCATCTTCTGTGGTTCGCTTGTGTGATGCCATTCATAAATAATAGGACCCcgtggggagtggggggcatGACAGGACTTCGTGGGTCAATCAAGGTTAGCAAAGGCCATATATTGAAGAGAAAAAATCGGACCTTTCTGGCATTATGCAAAAAGGCTATGCCCATCATCGGTCTCTTAAACATTTTAACATCACGATCCAAATTCCTGGATGTGAAAACATCCCAATAGATGGTCTCCAATCCAATCGGCAGCTGTGTGGCTTGAATTCCTGTTAGTCTCATTATCTTCCAACACTGTGCTCAGGGTTTGTGTGACAAAAACGGTGGGAAACTGTGTCTTAGTTAAGGCCAGTCGTTTATGGTAGAGAGGGCTGTATTGCAGAATGTTGGATGAATCACAAATGAACACATCATCAAGCAGTGTACCTTATTTTCATTTTGGGGGGTGGAGGTGGTGAGCTTACCAGGACCACAAATAGATACAGCCGCCCTCCCCCCAACCAGCAGGGGCTGGTTTGAAGTTTAATGATGGCAGCTGCCTGCACAGCCAGTCCACAGGTGCTAACGAGTGGCCGCTAACGAGCAGCCACTGTGTGGCGCCGGGGTGCTGTACTCCAGCCCCAGTGTGTGCGGGGGCCATGTGGGGACGCTGTCGTTAgcctggaggggggaggggctcgCCTTTGATGGGCCGCTGCGCTTCCATTTTTCATCAAGCGCCTGGTCGACGGGCACCGCCAGCTGTTCCAGATCCCGCTATTTAAATTTTGACCTGCTTTTCTCCCACAAGGGGGTGGAAGCGAGCATCGGAATGCAGACTCCGCCACCGGGACTAGGAGGCGCTCCGTGATGCTGGAGTGGAAGGCATCGAGGATGGAGGTCAGCTCCATTTGATCCTCAGATGCCTGGTGGTCTTCCTAGGAAACAGCCACCCTGAAGATGACTTCACTGTCgtgacattttattattttttttttaaccgtgTGTTCTGAAGCTCGTGAGGTTGTCAAGGAGCCAAACGTGTCCTGAAGATCCGGGGCCGTTCCTCCTCCAAGCCCAAGGAGCTAGTCGGCAACTCAATCTTTCACTTGATACTTGCAGCACGGCCTTCTGCTTCTGGTGGACGGAAAAGCGTGGGGATCTGGTTCATTCCAGTTTATGAGCTCTCCCATGAGACGTGTGGACGTGTAGGGGAGCGTGGCTTGCCAATGAAGGTGGACGGTTTCTGCAGAAACAGGGGCACCAGAAAGCTTGGCGGGGGGTCGGAATGTATGTAAGGAGCAAGTGGGTGATTTCAGGGACCGTTCAGAGCCCTCTGGCACTTTGGGTGGGGCAGCAAGGTATCTGGCCGTGTTTATAGTTTTGGACGGTGAGGTAGATGCCAAATCTTTAAGGACACACTCCTGTCTTTAAGGAACTCAATACTCAACTGATAGTGAGTATTGAGTTCAACACATGACATACGGGCTGTGAATGATGCTCCAGACCAACATATTCTGCAGTGATAGAACCTCCGAGCGCCTAGGATGGTGAGGATTAACACAATAATCTTAAATCAGTCCTAAGAGGTCTAATACGCAGACAAGATCTCACCAAATATAGCTGTTCTGATTGTAACCTTAACTGAACCTAAACACTGTGCAGTAAGCATTAGACACCTTTTGTTAAACTCAGTGTGTGCAGTTTCAGCAGTTAAATATGTGTAACAGCATCTCTGTGCCTTTGGTTTTGCCATAACGTGTCATATTCCAGACCCCCCTTCCCTTTCCCCCGACTCTTCCGATCATTATTTCCACCTGATGTTTCGTGTGGCAAGATGAAGGGGTCAGGCCCGTTCCAAGGGTTCCGGGAAGGGCGGACCAGGGGGCGCCAGGGGCAGCGACACACGGGGAAGCTTTTCATCAGGACGCCCGCCTGTCCACAGAGGCTCACCGATTCTAGGATTAATGAACACCAAGCCACAATTTTTCTTCTACTACTGAGAAATTAAATAACTGAGAATAACCCACAGGACTATCATAAAACATCACTACCATCACTACCAACAGCACATAAAAGTGCTGTTATTAATATCTCTCTTAAAACGGTTAGAAATGCAAACCATTAACGTATGTTTTCCTCAAAGCACATTGACCATCTTTTGTTTAGTTAAAACTCAGTCTAACCTTCTTTGCAGGTGGGTGAGTGTGGGTAAGAATTTATCTTCCCCACATGAGGCATACTTGACATTCTCACGCATGCATTTCTGGATCCCTCTTGCAATCCTCGGGCCAGGGAGATTTACATGTTGACCCGCTGACATTTACAACCCGAACACATTTCTGCCCAAGATCGATTTTCAAGGGGATGAAGTACATATGTACTTATTCTAAATCACCTTATTTCTAACCTTGTTCTGGGACACCAGGTGACTGACAGGGGATTGGACAGCATTTGCCAAAAAATCTCCCTCTCAAAATGGAAATTTTAAGCAATAGCTGCGAGCTTCCTGCCAATCTGCTATTCGTGATCATTTTAGCTTTTGTTGAGCCATCAGAAGAAACCTGAAAATGGACAAAACGCATATCAGCAAATTGAGAACATTGTTAAAACTACAGCAGTTCTACCAGGATAAGTTCTGCTAACCCTAATGGATGTTTTCACACACATCAAACCCCTTCCCTGCCTGCCGATTTATCAGCAGCATAAAGACATACACCAACTCTAGAAGgtgaattttctcatttttcctTAAAAACGATTAGATAACCAGCCGCGATGGAACCACAAATCCAATTACTTGCTTAACTCCAATGGTGTTAAATTTACATGCAATTCAGTCAGATTCAAGTTGCATCCTTTAttcccttaatttttttttccccatctttAGTATATTCCTGCTGGGTCTTCCAGCACTACAAGTAATTCAAATTACAATTAAAATTTAAGTTATAAATTTCAATTTAATATTAGGCTACATTCAGAAAACTATTGCAAATACACCTCTTAACAGCCTCTCATAAATGATGAGAGGTTGACTTGATTGACAACTGGTCTCAACCAAGGTTCTTTAATAGATTTTATTAGAAGCTTATTTTAGGGGTAGTTTGATCACACTCTTTCCCAGTAACAAACACACAACTCTGTCGGCGTAATTAGGTGGGTgtccattgtattttattgCTAGACATCCATAAATAAACGTTAGAAAGACACCTGTGGGTCAAAATGACCCCATAATAGCATTCCAAACTGGGGATAAGACCAAGGGTTAACTGTGCGGTCTGCTTCTTGCATCCATTGGGTTGACTAATGCTGGTGATTGTGCGGAGTGGCTTCTCCAAGCATCAGGGGTCCATCCCCACGTATGGCAACGAATAGGCCACGCTTAGAAATCGGGGCCGTTCTTCTTCAACTTGCTGTAATCCATATTCACAGTGTAGAACTGCAAAGAAAGTGAAACACACAGGAAGCAGTGTAACCCTGAACACCAAGTACAACCGCAAGAACAGTAAAAACCAGCAATACAAATTAACGGGACTTATACCAGGAGTGCGACAGGGATCGCCAAAGAAGCATACCCAAATTTGGCACCCAGTTCATTCCATTATTAAAATGGCAATACTGACAAGTGAAGTTATTGGAACTGGTGACTTCATTAAGATCATCAAGATAAGACTATCCAATGATGAACAGTTCTTAATGCTGAACAGTAAGTTTAGCTGTTATACTAAAACTGGCCAGTAGGGGGTCTAGGAAGACAAAGTTTACCCAACCAGAAGATTTTGCCTGCGACGAACACTGGGTTGTCTAAATGATGCAGACCAGGTAATGGGGTATATATCATTCTTTGTAGGTATTCCCCCCCCCGTGACAAATTACAGTACTGTTAGGTATTTTCATACCTTGTACTGATCAGTGGGGCCCAGCTTGTTCCAGGGCTCCGGATTGTTCTTGCGATCCCAACTGTAAAGTTAACATCTCCAATCAATCATCTCAAAGCTGCAAATGTTAATATTGTATTTAAAACACAcatgcaggattttttttttttttaatacaagcTTAGACAAGCGAAGTGTACTGCACTCGCAACACACTACCTCGAAGCAACACATACCAGACATCAGGGTTGCGCAGGGCAAGACGGGCAAGATATAGGATGGACATTGTGGTGCCGCCCCCGATGAACATAAAAAGCGGGATCAgctataaaaaaaaagacagacgTTTAGAGTCCAAACACCACAAGCAAAACGCGGTAAATTTTGCAGAGCACGTTTTAAATGGAACTGTAAATGGAATTGTAAAGGACAGGATCGCAAAAACACGTGCTGTAAACACATCGCCAAGCATAATACGTCAAACTACTAAGATTCTTTCCTAAACCAAACGTGTAAACATGCGCATAACCAACGGTTCGATACCATTTCAtatatacaagttagactggaTTTCCGTATGGCAGCTTACATTTACTGCACTGACCGTTTATCCTCTTATTTGCACTATTACCCATGTATGATATTATGGTATCTTAAAACCCCCTGTGAAATAGCCACGAGTCCCGCGGAGTCTTCGAAGATTTCCGGGCTCTTTTctggcaagggggggggggtcctactCCCACGTGACCGCTCGCGAGTAGCCAACTAGCTCACCAAATTAGCCACCCGTACTTACTAAATTGTGATCATAAATTAGCAGCTTGAAGCTATTTTTAGAACCGCCCTACCTGAATATCATACACATTTACGTTTATGTAGCAAAATCTGTTGTCCAAAGTAACATGCAAGTGAGATTAATACCTACCTTAACCGACTTAATTTGTCAATTAGCAGATAACGACGTGAAT
This window encodes:
- the ndufa4a gene encoding cytochrome c oxidase subunit NDUFA4L, translating into MSLLGAVSRQMRNHPALIPLFMFIGGGTTMSILYLARLALRNPDVCWDRKNNPEPWNKLGPTDQYKFYTVNMDYSKLKKNGPDF